A genomic window from Diospyros lotus cultivar Yz01 chromosome 2, ASM1463336v1, whole genome shotgun sequence includes:
- the LOC127794770 gene encoding uncharacterized protein LOC127794770 — MVMVNTRRTRNCRQGNEVREERTEAPQGSQPHERNQEYGDRMTRVERILENMVVVMQGTRPTQPTGHINPRSPDISDRFQRLNPPIFQGKAGADPCESEYWVEQIEKIFDFIGCDEEDKVSCATFQLRDEADQWWKTMQRALRSPEGQGEPNVSWARFKELFNAKYFPLCKKMEKSREFMNLRQTEGMSVAQYEDRFTRLIKYMPIYNLDEEAKAQKFLGGLKMEIQQALSSVGPRTYAEVVFQAQTVESNHERMNSLRNESQNPTDRKFDRGSNLGPRGKNFKKKENCPKCQKSHSGKPCKIETPKCYNCGANDHMIRECTKGRVCYNCQRPGHVSKDCPQGKGPGQQGANKGSQGFRQGRVFNLSKEDVTLNPAVIQGTMIFLNTSVQVLVDPGSTHSFISHALTRCLELELEELSYPMVIATPLNKEMETRLGYKDGKISFGNGEWAIELISLDIQDFDLILGMDFLSKYNAKVDCRRKVVSLQDECGTWVKFRGQDSIGEIKRITVLKAIRMMENGAYGYLACVEGVENKKWELGDIPVVKEFPQVFPEDLPGLPPHREIEFAIKVVPGYYL; from the exons ATGGTG atggtgaacacCCGTCGGACCCGGAACTGTAGGCAAGGAAATGAAGTTCGGGAGGAAAGGACAGAGGCACCCCAGGGTAGCCAACCGCATGAGAGGAATCAAGAATATGGAGATCGGATGACCCGAGTCGAGCGGATTCTTGAGAACATGGTTGTCGTCATGCAAGGGACACGACCTACACAGCCAACGGGGCATATCAATCCCCGAAGTCCAGATATCAGCGACCGATTTCAGCGACTGAATCCACCCATTTTTCAAGGGAAAGCAGGAGCCGATCCTTGCGAAAGCGAGTATTGGGTGGAACAAATCGAGAAAATCTTTGACTTCATTGGCTGTGATGAGGAGGATAAGGTTAGTTGTGCCACTTTCCAACTTCGAGACGAGGCAGATCAATGGTGGAAGACGATGCAGAGGGCCTTACGAAGTCCTGAAGGGCAAGGTGAGCCAAATGTTTCGTGGGCGCGATTTAAGGAACTTTTCAATGCTAAGTACTTTCCTCTGTGcaagaagatggagaaaagcCGAGAGTTCATGAACCTGCGACAGACCGAGGGCATGTCAGTTGCCCAGTATGAAGATAGGTTCACACGTCTCATTAAGTATATGCCTATCTATAATTTGGACGAGGAGGCCAAGGCTCAAAAATTCCTGGGAGGATTGAAAATGGAAATTCAACAAGCCTTGAGTTCTGTCGGGCCACGCACGTATGCAGAAGTAGTCTTTCAAGCCCAGACTGTGGAGAGTAATCATGAGAGGATGAACTCCTTGAGAAATGAATCCCAAAACCCAACAGACAGGAAGTTTGATAGAGGGTCTAACTTAGGACCTCGagggaaaaatttcaagaaaaaagagaattgCCCTAAATGTCAGAAGTCACATTCAGGGAAGCCATGCAAGATAGAGACCCCAAAGTGCTATAATTGCGGAGCTAATGACCACATGATCCGTGAATGTACGAAGGGACGGGTGTGCTACAATTGTCAACGACCCGGCCATGTTTCCAAGGATTGTCCGCAAGGGAAGGGACCAGGTCAGCAGGGAGCAAATAAAGGGAGCCAAGGATTTCGCCAAGGTCGCGTATTCAACCTGTCAAAGGAAGATGTGACCTTAAATCCAGCAGTAATTCAAGGTACGATGATCTTTCTTAATACCTCGGTACAAGTACTGGTAGATCCTGGATCCACGCATTCATTCATATCTCATGCATTGACACGATGCTTAGAATTGGAGTTGGAAGAACTTAGTTACCCCATGGTGATAGCCACTCCTTTAAATAAAGAGATGGAAACCCGTTTGGGTTATAAGGATGGGAAGATTTCATTTGGAAATGGTGAGTGGGCAATTGAGCTTATATCCCTGGACATACAAGATTTTGATCtaatcttagggatggattTCCTATCTAAATATAATGCCAAAGTGGATTGTCGTAGAAAGGTAGTAAGCTTACAAGACGAGTGTGGAACTTGGGTGAAATTTCGAGGTCAGGATAGTATTGGGGAAATCAAGCGAATAACTGTGCTTAAGGCCAttagaatgatggaaaatggtGCTTATGGGTATCTAGCTTGTGTCGAAGGGGTTGAGAATAAGAAATGGGAATTAGGTGACATACCTGTGGTAAaggaatttcctcaagtttttCCAGAGGACCTACCAGGATTACCCCCTCATCGGGAAATTGAATTTGCTATAAAAGTTGTACCTGGG tattatttgtaa